From one Agathobaculum sp. NTUH-O15-33 genomic stretch:
- the hydE gene encoding [FeFe] hydrogenase H-cluster radical SAM maturase HydE — MTELHTLAEQLAAEHDLPDKALHALIAGRNAEIQRYLAQRAEALRQKIYGNRIYIRGLIEFTNHCKNDCYYCGIRRSNGKAQRYRLTRADILACCEEGYRLGFRTFVLQGGEDPYFTDERLTDIVRAIRAGFPDCAITLSVGERSVQSYRALFQAGADRYLLRHETATKAHYDRLHPPAMDFERRMDCLRQLRRIGYQTGCGFMVGSPGQTDEHLVRELRFLKDFQPHMVGIGPFLPHADTPFRDQPGGTAELTLYLLSLIRLLLPEVLLPATTALGTAAGDGRERGIRAGANVVMPNLSPLSVRQKYMLYDKKIFTGEESAQCVACLAKRMASVGCEIAVSRGDSLIRTQHNDFY, encoded by the coding sequence ATGACCGAACTGCACACGCTCGCCGAACAGCTTGCCGCCGAACATGACCTGCCGGATAAAGCGCTTCACGCGCTGATCGCCGGACGAAACGCGGAGATCCAGCGCTATCTTGCGCAGCGGGCGGAGGCGCTGCGGCAAAAAATATACGGAAACCGTATTTATATCCGCGGCCTGATCGAATTTACGAATCACTGCAAAAACGATTGCTACTACTGCGGCATCCGTCGGAGCAACGGCAAGGCGCAACGTTACCGCCTGACTCGCGCGGATATTCTCGCCTGCTGTGAAGAGGGATACCGTCTCGGCTTTCGCACCTTTGTGCTGCAGGGCGGCGAAGACCCCTATTTTACGGATGAGCGCCTGACCGATATCGTGCGCGCCATACGCGCGGGTTTTCCGGATTGCGCCATCACCCTTTCCGTGGGCGAACGCAGCGTCCAAAGCTATCGCGCTCTTTTTCAGGCCGGGGCCGACCGCTATTTGCTGCGCCACGAGACCGCGACCAAAGCGCATTATGACCGGCTGCACCCGCCCGCAATGGATTTTGAGCGCCGGATGGACTGTCTGCGGCAGCTGCGGCGAATCGGCTACCAGACCGGCTGCGGCTTCATGGTCGGCTCGCCCGGTCAGACGGACGAGCACCTTGTCCGCGAGCTTCGCTTCTTAAAGGACTTTCAGCCGCATATGGTGGGCATTGGGCCTTTTCTGCCTCACGCGGATACGCCTTTTCGAGATCAGCCGGGCGGCACGGCGGAGCTGACGTTGTATCTGCTCTCCCTTATCCGATTGCTGCTGCCCGAGGTGCTGCTGCCCGCCACGACCGCGCTTGGCACCGCCGCCGGAGACGGCCGGGAGCGCGGCATCCGCGCCGGAGCGAATGTGGTGATGCCCAACCTCTCTCCCCTATCGGTGCGGCAAAAATACATGCTCTATGACAAAAAGATCTTCACGGGCGAGGAATCCGCGCAGTGCGTCGCCTGCCTTGCGAAACGGATGGCTTCGGTAGGCTGCGAGATCGCTGTGTCGCGGGGCGACAGCCTCATCCGGACCCAGCATAACGATTTTTACTGA
- the pta gene encoding phosphate acetyltransferase, producing the protein MFDNLIATLKADPRKVVFTEGSDPRILEAAARLKKDGLLTSILVGNVDEVNAAAKAGGFDIDGLEILDPATYPEMDAMVAKMVELRKGKMSEEDCRKALSKGNYFGTMLVKLGKADALLGGATYSTADTVRPALQIIKTKPGNKIVSSCFILRRDAKDGGDEKYAMGDCAININPGEDDLVEIAIETAKTAAAFGIDPKVAMLSYSTMGSGKGETVDMMRGATEKTKAAAPELAVDGELQFDAAFSPVVAQTKCKGSPVAGQANTFIFPDINAGNIGYKIAQRLGGFEAYGPILQGLNAPINDLSRGCDANEVYQMAIITAGLK; encoded by the coding sequence ATGTTCGACAACCTGATCGCCACGCTGAAAGCCGATCCCCGCAAGGTCGTTTTTACCGAGGGTTCGGATCCCCGTATCCTCGAAGCTGCCGCCCGTCTGAAGAAGGACGGTCTGCTCACTTCGATCCTCGTCGGCAATGTGGATGAAGTGAACGCCGCTGCCAAGGCCGGCGGCTTCGATATCGACGGCCTCGAGATCCTCGATCCCGCTACTTACCCCGAGATGGACGCCATGGTCGCCAAGATGGTGGAGCTTCGCAAGGGCAAAATGAGCGAAGAGGACTGCCGCAAGGCGCTCTCTAAGGGCAACTACTTCGGCACCATGCTGGTAAAGCTGGGTAAAGCCGACGCGCTGCTCGGCGGCGCTACCTATTCGACGGCCGACACGGTCCGTCCCGCCCTGCAGATCATCAAGACCAAGCCGGGCAACAAGATCGTATCCTCCTGCTTTATCCTGCGCCGCGACGCGAAGGACGGCGGCGACGAGAAGTACGCAATGGGCGACTGCGCGATCAACATCAATCCCGGCGAGGATGATCTGGTTGAGATCGCGATCGAGACCGCGAAGACCGCCGCTGCCTTCGGCATCGATCCCAAGGTTGCGATGCTGTCCTACTCGACCATGGGCTCCGGCAAGGGCGAGACCGTCGATATGATGCGGGGCGCCACCGAAAAGACCAAGGCCGCCGCTCCCGAACTCGCCGTTGACGGCGAATTGCAGTTCGACGCAGCGTTCTCCCCTGTTGTCGCGCAGACTAAGTGCAAGGGTTCTCCCGTTGCCGGTCAGGCCAACACCTTTATCTTCCCCGATATCAACGCGGGCAACATCGGCTACAAGATCGCGCAGCGTCTGGGCGGTTTCGAGGCCTACGGCCCGATCCTGCAGGGCCTGAACGCCCCTATCAACGACCTTTCCCGCGGCTGCGACGCGAACGAGGTCTACCAGATGGCCATCATCACCGCCGGCCTGAAGTAA
- a CDS encoding AraC family transcriptional regulator — MEWTVCISNAIRYIEEHLTEELTTEDIARQALVSPYYFQKGFAMLCGFTVGEYIKKRRLTLAGSKLVSTDQKIIDIALQCGYDSPDSFTKAFTRFHGATPSSVRKGEAMIKAFAPLKINLTLEGGDTMDYKIVSKAAFTIIGISKVLRYEEAAAESPKLWAAFYESGKDIHVRSVYGVSIDEQMDGDRFEYWVADNYDPAHDIAQGFSTRTIPAHTWAVFACKGAATHVMPEVHRQIFAEWLPGCSDYEIAAGYHIEMYGDPAAYANGVQDDSYYSEIWIPVRQK; from the coding sequence ATGGAGTGGACCGTATGTATCAGCAACGCAATCCGCTATATCGAAGAGCATCTCACCGAGGAACTCACCACGGAAGACATCGCGCGGCAGGCGCTGGTTTCCCCCTACTATTTTCAAAAGGGCTTTGCCATGCTTTGCGGTTTTACGGTAGGCGAGTATATCAAAAAACGAAGGCTCACGCTTGCCGGCAGCAAGCTCGTTTCCACGGACCAGAAAATCATCGACATCGCGCTCCAATGCGGCTACGATTCGCCGGATAGCTTTACCAAAGCGTTTACCCGATTCCACGGCGCCACGCCTTCTTCCGTGCGGAAGGGCGAAGCAATGATCAAAGCCTTTGCTCCGCTCAAAATCAACCTTACACTGGAAGGAGGCGATACGATGGATTATAAAATCGTGTCAAAGGCCGCGTTCACCATCATCGGCATATCCAAGGTATTGCGGTATGAGGAAGCGGCGGCGGAGTCGCCGAAGCTGTGGGCGGCGTTTTACGAGTCCGGAAAAGACATTCATGTACGCAGCGTGTACGGCGTGTCCATTGACGAACAGATGGATGGCGATCGGTTTGAATATTGGGTCGCGGACAACTACGACCCGGCCCACGACATCGCGCAGGGCTTTTCAACCCGGACGATCCCCGCGCACACGTGGGCTGTCTTTGCTTGCAAAGGCGCGGCTACCCATGTCATGCCGGAGGTGCACCGGCAGATCTTTGCAGAATGGTTGCCGGGCTGTAGTGACTACGAAATCGCGGCGGGCTACCATATCGAAATGTACGGCGATCCCGCCGCCTATGCCAATGGGGTACAGGACGACAGCTATTACAGCGAAATCTGGATCCCCGTACGGCAAAAGTAA